A single window of Balaenoptera ricei isolate mBalRic1 chromosome 15, mBalRic1.hap2, whole genome shotgun sequence DNA harbors:
- the WDR24 gene encoding GATOR complex protein WDR24, whose translation MEKMSRVTTALGGSTLTGRTMHCHLDAPANAISVCRDAAQVVVAGRSIFKIYAIEEEQFVEKLNLRVGRKPSLNLSCADVVWHQMDENLLATAATNGVVVTWNLGRPSRNKQDQLFTEHKRTVNKVCFHPTEAHVLLSGSQDGFMKCFDLRRKDSVSTFSGQSESVRDVQFSIRDYFTFASTFENGNVQLWDIRRPDRCERMFTAHNGPVFCCDWHPEDRGWLATGGRDKMVKVWDMTTHRAKEVHCVQTIASVARVKWRPECRHHLATCSMMVDHNIYVWDVRRPFVPAAMFEEHRDVTTGIAWRHPHDPSFLLSGSKDSTLCQHLFRDASQPVERANPEGLCYGLFGDLAFAAKESLVATESGRKPYTGDRRHPIFFKRKLDPAEPFSGLASSALSVFEMEPGSSSMSWFVDTAERYALAGRPLAELCDHNAKVARDLGRNQVAQTWTMLRIIYCSPGLVPTTNLNHSVGKGSSCGLPLMNSFNLKDMAPGLGSETRLDRSKGDARSDTVLLDSSATLITNEDNEETEGSDVPADYLLGDVEGEDDELYLLDPEHAHSEEPEYVLPQEAFPLRHEIVDTPPGPEHLQDKADSPHVSGNEADAASLVPVDSSFSLISISHALYDSRLPPDFFSALVCDMLRFYAEQGDVQMAVSVLIVLGERVRKDIDEQTQEHWYTSYIDLLQRFCLWNVSNQVVKLSTSRAISCLNQASTTLHVNCSHCKRPMSSRGWVCDRCHHCASMCAVCHHVVKGLFVWCQGCSHGGHLQHIMKWLEGSSHCPAGCGHLCEYS comes from the exons atggagaagatgtCCCGTGTGACTACAGCCCTGGGCGGCAGCACGCTGACGGGCCGCACCATGCACTGCCATCTGGATGCACCAGCCAACGCCATTAGTGTGTGCCGTGACGCGGCCCAGGTGGTCGTGGCAGGCCGCAGCATCTTCAAGATCTATGCCATTGAGGAGGAGCAGTTTGTGGAGAAGCTGAACCTGCGTGTGGGCCGCAAGCCCTCGCTCAACCTGAGCTGTGCAGATGTTGTTTGGCACCAGATGGACGAGAACCTGCTTGCCACGGCGGCGACCAATGGCGTCGTGGTCACCTGGAACCTGGGCCGGCCGTCCCGCAACAAGCAGGACCAGCTGTTTACGGAGCACAAACGCACGGTGAACAAAGTCTGCTTCCACCCCACTGAGGCCCACGTGCTGCTCAGTGGCTCCCAGGATGGCTTCATGAAGTGCTTCGACCTTCGCAGGAAGGACTCTGTCAGCACCTTCTCGG GCCAGTCTGAGAGTGTGCGTGACGTCCAGTTCAGCATCCGGGACTACTTCACCTTCGCCTCCACCTTTGAGAACGGCAACGTGCAGCTCTGGGACATTCGGCGGCCCGACCGCTGTGAGAGAATGTTCACAGCCCACAATGGGCCTGTCTTCTGCTGCGACTGGCACCCCGAGGAcag GGGCTGGTTGGCCACAGGTGGGCGTGACAAGATGGTAAAGGTCTGGGACATGACCACACACCGCGCTAAGGAGGTGCACTGCGTGCAAACCATTGCATCCGTGGCCAGAGTCAAGTGGCGGCCTGAGTGCCGCCACCACCTAGCTACGTGCTCCATGATGGTGGACCACAACATCTACGTGTGGGACGTGCGCCGGCCTTTTGTGCCAGCTGCCATGTTTGAGGAGCACCGCGATGTCACGACAGGCATTGCCTGGCGCCACCCGCACGatccctccttcctgctctccGGCTCCAAGGACAGCACCCTATGCCAGCACCTGTTCCGTGATGCCAGCCAGCCTGTTGAGCGTGCCAACCCTGAGGGCCTCTGCTATGGCCTCTTTGGGGATCTGGCCTTCGCAGCCAAGGAGAGCCTAGTGGCCACTGAGTCGGGGCGCAAGCCCTACACTGGGGATCGGCGCCACCCAATTTTCTTCAAGCGCAAGTTGGACCCTGCCGAGCCCTTCTCAGGCCTCGCCTCCAGTGCCCTCAGTGTCTTTGAGATGGAGCCTGGCAGCAGTAGCATGAGCTGGTTCGTGGACACGGCTGAGCGTTATGCCCTGGCTGGCCGGCCACTGGCCGAGCTTTGTGACCACAATGCGAAAGTGGCTCGGGACCTTGGCCGCAACCAG GTGGCGCAGACGTGGACCATGCTACGGATCATCTACTGTAGTCCTGGCCTGGTGCCCACCACCAACCTTAACCACAGCGTGGGCAAGGGCAGCTCCTGTGGCCTGCCACTCATGAACAG TTTCAATCTAAAGGATATGGCCCCAGGGCTGGGCAGTGAGACTCGGCTGGACCGCAGCAAGGGTGACGCACGGAGTGACACAGTGCTGCTGGACTCCTCAGCCACGCTTATCACCAACGAAG ATAACGAGGAGACCGAGGGCAGCGACGTGCCTGCCGATTACTTGCTGGGCGATGTGGAAGGTGAGGATGACGAGCTGTACCTGCTGGACCCGGAACACGCTCACT CTGAGGAGCCCGAGTATGTGCtgccccaggaagccttcccactGCGCCACGAGATTGTGGACACCCCACCCGGGCCTGAGCACCTGCAAGACAAGGCCGACTCGCCCCATGTGAGTGGCAATGAGGCAGATGCAGCCTCCCTGGTGCCTGTGGACTCTTCCTTCTCACTCATCTCCATCTCACACGCACTGTACGACAGCCGCCTGCCGCCTGACTTCTTCAGTGCCCTGGTGTGCGACATGCTGCGCTTCTATGCGGAGCAGGGTGACGTGCAGATGGCCGTGTCCGTGCTCATTGTGCTGGGTGAACGCGTGCGCAAAGACATCGACGAGCAGACCCAG GAGCACTGGTACACGTCCTACATCGACCTGCTGCAGCGCTTCTGCCTCTGGAATGTGTCCAACCAGGTGGTCAAGCTCAGCACCAGCCGTGCCATCAGCTGCCTCAACCAGGCCTCCACCACCCTGCACGTCAACTGCAGCCACTGCAAGCGGCCCATGAGCAGCCGGGGCTGGGTCTGCGACAGGTGCCACCACTGTGCCAGCATGTGCGCTGTCTGCCACCACGTGGTCAAGGGTCTGTTCGTGTGGTGCCAGGGCTGCAGTCACGGCGGCCACCTGCAGCACATCATGAAGTGGCTGGAGGGCAGCTCCCACTGCCCCGCCGGCTGCGGCCACCTGTGCGAGTACTCCTGA